Proteins encoded in a region of the Streptomyces sp. PCS3-D2 genome:
- a CDS encoding WhiB family transcriptional regulator: MSTLVSNPRSRPHADTDPATDWAALGACVGKLQDFHSSDTAAKALCAGCPVRFRCLDEALREEGTTPPGYRSDIRGGLTPSERAALSGYQRPAAPTGGRITGDMEQAERLLREGLLSNEKVSDATGVGRHTVSQLRRDLGLPTHADLRGTTPAERLAHRTRPGPDDHLLWTGDESTVVGGRRVKGVRLAFEVGHGRLPDGTVKRTCDVDNCVAWQHLTDRQLRDAQAAAAPPAPAVPAPVEYLYELWDANWDDGPAGNYEIRRHPITKKTPQRISFTFMGKASYVDRQHIEAHGEAYHRRLRCLLYLAPPELPTRPEPASLQALRQAMADAHPDRGGTDTACMTAHTAYQEARRRASA, encoded by the coding sequence ATGTCGACCCTCGTCTCCAACCCCCGGTCCCGCCCGCACGCCGACACCGATCCGGCCACCGACTGGGCCGCGCTCGGCGCATGCGTCGGGAAACTGCAGGACTTCCATTCCAGCGACACCGCGGCCAAGGCCCTGTGCGCCGGCTGCCCGGTCAGGTTCCGCTGCCTCGACGAGGCCCTCCGGGAGGAAGGCACCACCCCACCCGGATACCGCTCGGACATCCGCGGAGGCCTCACCCCGAGCGAGCGCGCCGCCCTCTCCGGCTACCAGCGGCCCGCCGCCCCGACCGGCGGCCGGATCACCGGCGACATGGAGCAGGCCGAACGGCTGCTGCGCGAAGGCCTGCTGAGCAACGAAAAGGTCTCCGACGCCACCGGAGTGGGCCGCCACACCGTCAGCCAACTGCGCCGGGACCTGGGCCTGCCCACGCACGCCGACCTGCGGGGCACAACCCCGGCCGAGCGCCTCGCACATCGCACGCGCCCGGGGCCGGACGACCACCTGCTGTGGACCGGCGACGAGAGCACCGTCGTCGGCGGCCGCCGGGTCAAAGGCGTCCGCCTCGCCTTCGAGGTCGGCCACGGCCGGCTCCCGGACGGCACGGTCAAGAGGACATGCGACGTCGACAACTGCGTGGCCTGGCAGCACCTCACCGACCGGCAGCTGCGCGACGCCCAGGCCGCCGCCGCCCCGCCGGCGCCCGCCGTGCCCGCGCCCGTGGAGTACCTGTACGAGCTGTGGGACGCCAACTGGGACGACGGCCCCGCCGGCAACTACGAGATCCGCCGCCACCCCATCACGAAGAAGACCCCCCAGCGGATCAGCTTCACGTTCATGGGCAAGGCCAGCTACGTCGACCGGCAGCACATCGAAGCCCACGGCGAGGCCTACCACCGCCGGCTGCGGTGCCTGCTGTACCTGGCACCCCCGGAGCTCCCCACCCGCCCGGAACCCGCCTCCCTGCAGGCCCTCCGGCAGGCGATGGCCGACGCACACCCCGACCGCGGCGGAACCGACACGGCGTGCATGACCGCCCACACCGCCTACCAAGAAGCCCGCCGCCGCGCGAGCGCCTGA